The segment GGCGAGCGCACCGTGACATAGAGAAGAGTAGGTCCACAATGCATGAGGTCCTGGCGAACCTGCCCGAGGTACTCCGTATCGATGACGCGAACGAGCGTATCCGTACTTCTCACCAGTCGACCGGGCGCCGGATCGCCTTGCTGGACGACGACCCGACCGGTTCACAGACCGTGCATGGAGTCAGCGTGGTGATGGTTTTCGACCGGGACGAGTACCGGTCGGCCCTGGCAGAGCCCGGGTCGGAGTGCTTCATTCTCACGAATACCCGTGGCCTCGACGAGCCGGAAGCGGTCGACCTCAACCGCCGGATCGCGGCGGACCTCTTTGCCATCGGAGCGGAACTGGATGCGCCGGTGTCGCTCGTTTCGCGCAGCGACTCCACCCTGCGCGGGCACGTCGTTGCGGAAATGCGGGCACTGAACAGCGCGTCGATTCTGGCGACGGGGGCCGGCTTCGACGGCATTCTGTTCGCGCCGGCATTCTTCGAGGCCGGCAGGTTCACCGTCGATGACGTGCACTACGCCGGGCATGGCGATGACGCGCAGCCGGTCGGTGAGACCGAGTTCGCCAGGGATGCGACATTCGGCTACTCCTCGTCGAACCTCCGCGAGTTCATCGCCGAAAAGTCGGCGGGCGAGATCCGAGCCAGCGACGTGCTCAGCCTGAGTCTCGATGACATCCGGATCGGCGGACCGGAGCGGGTCGCCGAGATCCTGTTGACTGCCTCGGATGCGCAGTTCATCGTGGTGAACGCCACCTGCTACGAAGACCTCGAGGTCGTTCTGCTCGGCGTGCTGGAGGCGGAAAAGTCCGGGAAGGTGTTCGCCTACCGGGCGGGCCCGTCGATTGCCCGGCCGCTCGCCGGCATCGAGGCGAAGGATCCGCTGACCGCGACGGACATCTTCGACGGCGGTGCGCCGGAAGGCAAGTCGCACGGCCTGGTCGTCGTCGGCTCGCACGTCGGCCTCACCAGCAGACAGGTCAAGGTCGCCCAGGATCGGTGCGGTCTGGTCGAGGTTGACCTCGACGTCAACAAGATCGTGGACGTCAACACCCGCGAGCAGTATCTCGCCGAGGCGGTTGCCAAAGTGCAGAAGCTGCTGGCCGAGAACGACGTGCTGGTCTACACCAGCCGTGACCTGGTGCGCGGCATCGACGAAAAGGACTCGCTGCGGATCGCCCGTACCGTGTCTTCGGCAGTTAATCAGGTCGTGCGCGGCGCGCTCGAAGTTCAGCCGCGCTGGGTTATCGCCAAGGGTGGTATCACAAGCCATGAGGTCGCCGTCGAAGGTCTCGGCATCCGCCGCGCCACCGTGCTCGGCCAGCTGTTCCGCGGACTGGTCTCGGTGCTGAGCCCGAAGGCGGCGTTGCCGCAATCAATCGGCGTGCCCTACGTGGTCTTCGCCGGAAACGTCGGCACCGAGCAGAGTCTTGCCGACGCCATCGACATCTTCACCGGCACGAAATCCTAAAACGCCCCCTCCGGACAGAAGGTACCCACCATGTCAAAAATCGCTTGGATCGGCCTCGGAGCCATGGGTTTCCCGATGGCCGGCTGCCTGGGTAGGGCAGGACTCGATGTCACCGCCTTCGATATAGCTCCCGGCCGGGCGCAGCAGCTCTCGGAGTTCGGCGTCAAGGCTGCAGGATCCGCCGAGGCAGCCGTAGCTGAGGCCGACGTGGTGGCGCTGATGGTGGCGACTCCGGCGCAGGTGGACAGTGTGCTGTTCGGAGAGTCCGACCTCGCCGCCGCAATCCCGGCCGGCGCGATCGTGCTGGTCATGGCCACCGTCGGGCCGGAGCCGGTCGCGGACTGGACGGCTAAGCTTGCCGGCCGCGGCGTGCGCATCGTCGACGCTCCGGTATCCGGCGGTGTAGCCCGCGCCGGGACGGGCGAGTTGCTGATGATGGTTTCCGGGGACCCGGAGGATGTCGCCGTGGTGCGTCCGCTGCTGGAGGCGATGGCGTCACATGCACCCGTGGTCGGCGCGGTTCCTGGCGAGGGCCAGAAGATGAAGCTGGTCAATCAGCTGCTGTGCGGCGTGCACATAGCGGTGGCGGGTGAGGCACTCGCGTTCGCCGAGCGGCTCGGGCTCGATATCGGGGCTACCTGGGAGGTGCTCCGGCATGGCGCCGCGAACTCCTTCATGTTCTCCGACCGCGGCGAGCGAATGGTCAATGAGGAGTTCGACGTGGCGAAGAGTGCGATCGATATCTTCGTCAAAGACATGGGGCTGGTTGTGGACGCGGCCGAGCAGAACGGCTTCGCCGCCCCGATTGCGGATGCTGCGAAAGTGCTGTATCTCGAAGGCGCGGCCGCCGAGATGGGCCGCAAGGACGACTCGAGCGTGCTGGAGATCTACCGCAACCGCTAGCCGTTGCCCTGCTTAGGGCAGGATGGCGTCATGAATGGTATCGGCGCGCAGGTCACCCTGGTCACCGGAGGAACCCGAGGCATCGGGGCAGCGATTTCACTTGAGCTCGCCCGCGCGGGACACGACATCGTGGCGAGCTTTCACAGCGACGACGGCGCGGCGGAGGCATTGCGTGCGCATGTCTTAGAGCTTGGCCGCCGGTGTCTGACCGTTCGCGCCGATGTGGCGACCGCAGCCGGTGTCGAGCAGCTGTTTGACGCCGCCCTCGATGAGTTCGGCTACCTGACCGGCCTGGTCAACAACGCCGGTGCGACGATGCATGTTGGTGCGCTCGCCGGCACTCCGGCTGAAGTGATCCGCAGCGTGATCGACGTCAACCTGACCGGCACCATTCTGTGCGCTCGCCGGGCGGTTCAAGCCATGTCGACCGAGAGTGGTGGACGTGGCGGCACCATCGTGAACATTTCGTCCGCGGCGGCCACTCTTGGTTCGGCAGGGGAGTACGTGCATTACGCGGCCGCCAAAGCAGGTGTGGATGCCCTGACATTGGGCCTGGCCAGGGAGGTTGCTGCCGCCGGCATCCGGGTCAACGGAGTAGCACCCGGCACGATCAGAACCGGTATCCATGCCGCCGCTGGCGATCCCGGCCGCCCGGACCGGGTCGCTGCCCGGGTTCCGCTCGGCAGGGCGGGTGAGCCTGAGGATATCGCACCCACAGTTGCGTACCTGTTCACGCCGGCGGCGGCCTATATCACCGGCACAACGATCCGGGTTGCCGGCGGACTCTGACTTCCCGGGCCTGGCCCGCTGCCATCGCTCCCGGCACCTCAGCCGGAGCAGGAGTATCGGCGGTCGGGGCATGCCAGGCCCGGACGTTTGCAGGAGCTGACTCACCGGTAACCCAGCAAATCTCACCATCCGAGCAGAATTCCCACCCGAAACCGGCCTAGCTCCTGCAATTGTCGTGCCCGTCCTCCGACTCTCTTGGGCTGGGGTGCACCTTGAGCGGGAATTCCAAAGATACGTTTGCAAATAAACAGTTGCAAAGGAATCTTTGTAAGGCTAGGGTTCCGGTATGACCATTCCTAAATCGGCCGACATGAGGGGACGCACTGTTGACTCGTCGTCACTCAAGGGCCTCGCGCACCCGCTCCGGATTCGCATCCTTGAGACGTTGTGGAGTTACGGCGCCAATACGTCCTGCGGATTGGCAGAGCGGCTTGGCGAATCGAGTGGATCGACCAGCTATCACCTTCGGCAGCTGGCACGACACGAATTCATCCGCAAAGTCGAAGGCAAGGGAACCAAGCGGGAGTGTTGGTGGGAAGTGATGCCGGGCGGACTCACCCTTGCGACTCCGGACCTCGCGACCGATCCCGCCACCCGCGCGGCATCGCAACTGGTCTCCCGCGAGTTCGAAGACACTCGCCAGCAGGCATTGAGTCACTTCGTAGTCAATGGCTTCGAGCTACTCCCCAAACACTGGGTCGACGCCAGCACGATAACGACCGCCCACTTCAAGCTGACCAGCAAGCAGCTGGCGGAGATCTCGGCGGAGTTCGAGAAGTTTCATGATTCGGTGCTCGCGAAGTATCGCGGGCAGGACGAGCCAGGCGCACGTCCGGTACAGGTTCACATCAACGCGTTTCCACTTATTGATGGAGAGGAAAACCCGTCATGACAATGCTGCTTGACGTTCCGTCGGCTCGGATCCGAGAGGCTTATCCGACGTCGGACCACGCCAGCGTTCGGGCTCGCGGCATGAGCCGGGCGGCAATCTTGTTCGGCAGTGCCGTGGTGAATTGGGGACGACGCAGGGCGCTGGCGAGCGCGGATCCAAGGGAGATTGTGTTCGAGCTGCGCGATGACCAGGCCCGGACGGCGGCCGCCGAGCGCTTCAGTGCCCTGTTGCCTTAAACTTCGAAGTTCGTCCCGACGAAAGCCGGTCGGGACGTGCCAGCCAGGGGGTGCGACTGTGCCCTGGCGGGCCGCGCCAGCCTAAGGTTGGCGACTCCAGCGGCGAGGCGGCCCGGCGACTTTTGCAGCAGCTAACTCGTCGGTAACCTGCCAGTTCTCACTATCTGGGCGGATTGGGACGGCGATTCACCGCCAGCTCCTGCAAATGTCCCGCCTGACAGTGCGGCTAACGGCCGACCGTCATCCGTCGTCCGGGAAGAGTTCCTCCCCATACGCCGGTTGGCTCGGCTGCTACTCGGGCGTACTTGGCACAGGCTTGTAGCGCGGGGCAGGAATTGCACATGGCAGCGGCCTTGCGCATCGTGGCTTTCTCTGGTGTCTGCCAGTAATCGGGCATTGCCTGACAGGGGGTTTGAACTGTTTCGAGCACCTTTGCGAGGCGTTCCCAAGCGGGTATAGCGGTGTCGGGGATGTTGACGTCCACGTGTTACTCCAGATCTTCGGACGGTCCCTTGCCGTCCGTACGTACCTGACGCTAAGCCGCTCGCGTTACTCCTATGTAAAACGAACGTTTCCACAGTGGTCTTCTTCAACCAGGGAGCCCATGTGCGCCACGTCACACCATACAGACATTGTCCCGGAGCCCCAAGAATAGATCGAGGATCGATGTTTACCCGCGCTACAGAGGCCGCGGTCCGCGGCGACCGATGCCGGGGTCCTGCTGAACCGCTGCGGCGACCGAAGCCGCGACCGATTCCGGGTCATGCTGCGACCGAGGCCACGGTCCTGCCGAGCCGCTGCGGCGACCGATGCCGCGGACGACGCGGGCGCCGCGAAACGCTAGGCTCGTACTCATGGCGGACCTCGGCAGGATACTTGGCCTTGTTGTGCTGGCCACGGCCGCAGCCGCCTGTACCGCGCAGGTATTGCGCGGAAAGTTCGTGTCGCCCAGGGCGGCACCGCCGGCGCACGCGGACGCCGTGATCGTGCTGGGCGGGATATACCGGGAACGCGTGCCGGTGGGGATTTCGCTGGTCGAAAACGGTGTCAGCGATCAGCTGATCCTTTCGGTGCAGAGGCCCTCTGAGGCGAACGCCATCACCATCCGCCGTCGCTCGCGAAGCGAGGCAGCACATCGCCAGGTGCTGATCGGAACGTTCATTCCGCCGTCGGATGACACCAGAGGTGAGGCGCAGGCAATTGCCGAGCTGGTCCGGCGGCACGGCTGGGGCAGCATTGCCGTGGTCACCTCGAGCTATCACATTGCCCGGGCGCGACGGGTGATTGAGGCGCAGGTGCGCAGCCCGGCATCGGGCGGCGCGGGAGCGGGGCCCGCTCGTCCGGTCCGGATCCACATGGTGGCGTCGCGGCCATGGATGAACGGCTGGCGCTGGGCCCGCCGGATGGCGATCGAGCCGCTCGGCATCCTGCGCGATGTCGTATTTCCGCCGTCGCGACTGAACCGGCCGGATATCCACGAAACGCGCCGAAAGGCTGAACTCAAGTAGGCTTAATAGGTGATATTCGAGAATGACCGCGTGCCCCGATCCGCCGGGAGCGCGACGTGAGCAAAACTGAGCCAGGCAGCCCGACGCAGCGCACCGCCGCCGGGCCGATCAGGTTCTACCAGATCTTGCTGTGCCGCGGAGTTCTCGGCGTCATTTTCGGGGTTGCAACCATCTTCTGGCCGCGGGACGACAGCAACCCGCTCGACCTTGAAATGCCGATGGGTATCGTCGATGGAGTCATCGGTTGCTACCTGCTGGCGACCGTCGTGCTGCTCGGTTGGCAGTCCCGGCATCCGGGCGTGGCGCCAAGACTCCGGGTCTTCGCCATCATCCAGGCCGTCGTCGCCCTGCTGGCGGCAATCGGACTCCTGACTTTCACCGGTGATCAGCAGACCCTGCAGCTCGTCGTAGGTGCCTGGGCTCTGCTCAATGGACTGCTTGAAATGTTCTCCTGGCTTGAGGTTCGCGGCCGGTACCGAGGTGCGCAGGACTTCGTCGTGACCGCCGGCCTGTTCCTCGTGCTGGCGGCCGTGCTGTTCTTCGTGCCCCGGATCGGCGCGCTTTCGGTGCTCGGACTGACCGGAGCGGTTGCACTGATGAGCGGCGTGCTGTTTGTGCTGGGCGGGCTAACCGCGCGTAGGCTAGTCCGGACCGGCTAAGAAATGTTCGCTTTAGTCGACCCACTGACATCGACCGATAAACCCGCCGCGGCAATGGCGCCCAGGCCTTTGATCCATTCCAGGAGCCATCGGATATGAGCCACGAAGCCGAAATCCTCAACACCATGGGCATTCCGCTCATCCGGGAACGCATTGACCCGATTGCGCCGGTAAGCACGTCACCCGAGGTGGACGGCTGGGACCCGGCCGCGCCGCATGCGCGACCGCTGACCGACCTCGGCAGGGCCGAACACGAGCTGTCGCCTGCGCTGCTGGACCGCCTGGTCGAACTATCCCGCAGCCCGCAGTTGCTCGTCGCAACCGACTATGACGGCACAATCGCGCCAATCGTGGAGATCCCATCCCAGGCGTACCCCCAGCCGGGATCGGTTGTGGCGATGCGCGCGCTCGCGACCTTGCCGAACACCGAGGTGGCGGTGATCTCGGGACGTTCCCTGCGGGACCTCGCCGCGATGTCGCGATTGCCGATTGAGGTGCAACTGGTCGGTTCGCACGGTTCCGAATTCGATATCGATACCGTGTCCAGCCTGCCCGCGACATTGACCGAACAGCTGGCCAGGCTCAAGGCGGACGTCGCACAGCTGGTCTTGGAATGTCCGGGAATGCGGCTGGAGGATAAGCCGGCCGGTGTCGCCATTCACCTGCGTGGAGTTTCGCAAGAGGTCTACGACAAGAGCCTGGCCCTGATCGATCAGATTTCCGCCCGTGACGAGGTCTACGCCACCTCGGGCAAAGACGTGGTCGACCTGTCCGTGGTCAAAACGTCGAAGGGCGCAGCGCTGCGTGCGCTGCGGGCAAGACTCGGCTCCTCGGCGGCGCTGTACATCGGCGACGACACCTCCGATGAACGGGCGCTGGCCACCCTGCAGGGGCCGGACCTTGGAATCAAGGTGGTTGGATCCGGGGAGGACACCCTCACCGCGGCATCCGTCACCGTGCCGGACCCGGCCACTGTGTCGCTCGTGCTCGCCACGCTGTTCGACTTGCGCCGCGCCTGGCTCTTCGGCCGCAGTGCGGTGCCGATCGAACGCCACAGCATGCTGGCGAACGGCCGGTCGACGGCACTTGTCGACCCAGCCGGCCGGATCTGCTGGATGCCGGACCCGTTCCCGCATTCGGCGTCGATGTTCTCCGAGATTCTCGGCACCGAGGCCGCAGGGTTCTACGCCATCGCGGCAGCAGATGGCTCGAAGCCGTTGACCCAGCGATACATCCCGGGTACCACCACCGTCGAGACTCGCTGGCCCGGATTCAAGACGACGGACTACCTTGGCCCGGCCGCTTCCTCCACCACGACGCTGGTCCGGGTTGTCGAGGGGGAACGTCCCGCGACGGTGACTTTCGCGCCGCGGCTGGATTACGGCACCGCGACGAGCCGGCTCGAAGTGGTCGAAAATGGCGTCCGGGTGATCGGAACCTCCGAGCCGATCGTGTTGCATGCACCCGGAGTGAAATTCCGGATTCAGGCCGAGGGCCAATCGGACACCGCGATCGCCGAGTTGCCGATGGGCGGCGACCCCGTCGTGCTGACCCTGACCTGTGGCGGCTCGGTCGCGGAACAGGACCGCATCCGCAGGGCAGACGGCGGCGAACCAGCACAGCGGCACAAGGCCAACGAGTACTGGACGTCCTGGGTCGAAACGCTCGATGTACCGCAGTTCAGGCGGGAGGCCGTGGTCCGGTCGGCGATCACGCTGCGCGGGCTGTGCCATGAGCCCAGCGGCGGTGTTCTCGCCGCTTCAACCACCTCGCTGCCGGAAGGGATCGGCGGCACCCGTAACTGGGACTACCGCTACTGCTGGCTGCGCGACGGCTCGATGACGGTCAACACGCTGCTCTCGCTGGGATCCACGACCGAATCGATCGGCTTCCTGAATTGGCTCAGCGAAATCCTGTCCCGCTCGAACGGTCCGGAGCAGCTGCACCCGCTGTACGCCGTCGACGGATCCACGCTCTCGACCGAGGCCGTTCTCGATGCTCTGCCCGGTTACGCCGGTTCCCGTCCCGTCCGGGTCGGAAACGCCGCCGAGCACCAGGTCCAGCTCGATGTTTTCGGCCCGATCACCGAGCTGCTCGACGACCTGACCGAATACCTCGGCGAACTCAGCGATGAGCACTGGTTCCTGACCCAGCAGATGGTCACCGCGGTCGAACGGCGCTGGATGGAACCGGACCACGGCATCTGGGAAGCTCGCCGGGCGCCACGGCATCACGTTTACACCAAGGTAATGTGCTGGGTGACCGTCGACCGGGCGCTGCGGATCGCAACCCGGCACGGCCGCGCGGTACCGGGTGACTGGGAGCAGTTACGTGCCACCATCGCCGACGATGTACTCACCCAGGGTTGGAGT is part of the Saxibacter everestensis genome and harbors:
- a CDS encoding four-carbon acid sugar kinase family protein, which gives rise to MHEVLANLPEVLRIDDANERIRTSHQSTGRRIALLDDDPTGSQTVHGVSVVMVFDRDEYRSALAEPGSECFILTNTRGLDEPEAVDLNRRIAADLFAIGAELDAPVSLVSRSDSTLRGHVVAEMRALNSASILATGAGFDGILFAPAFFEAGRFTVDDVHYAGHGDDAQPVGETEFARDATFGYSSSNLREFIAEKSAGEIRASDVLSLSLDDIRIGGPERVAEILLTASDAQFIVVNATCYEDLEVVLLGVLEAEKSGKVFAYRAGPSIARPLAGIEAKDPLTATDIFDGGAPEGKSHGLVVVGSHVGLTSRQVKVAQDRCGLVEVDLDVNKIVDVNTREQYLAEAVAKVQKLLAENDVLVYTSRDLVRGIDEKDSLRIARTVSSAVNQVVRGALEVQPRWVIAKGGITSHEVAVEGLGIRRATVLGQLFRGLVSVLSPKAALPQSIGVPYVVFAGNVGTEQSLADAIDIFTGTKS
- a CDS encoding NAD(P)-dependent oxidoreductase — encoded protein: MSKIAWIGLGAMGFPMAGCLGRAGLDVTAFDIAPGRAQQLSEFGVKAAGSAEAAVAEADVVALMVATPAQVDSVLFGESDLAAAIPAGAIVLVMATVGPEPVADWTAKLAGRGVRIVDAPVSGGVARAGTGELLMMVSGDPEDVAVVRPLLEAMASHAPVVGAVPGEGQKMKLVNQLLCGVHIAVAGEALAFAERLGLDIGATWEVLRHGAANSFMFSDRGERMVNEEFDVAKSAIDIFVKDMGLVVDAAEQNGFAAPIADAAKVLYLEGAAAEMGRKDDSSVLEIYRNR
- a CDS encoding SDR family NAD(P)-dependent oxidoreductase, whose amino-acid sequence is MNGIGAQVTLVTGGTRGIGAAISLELARAGHDIVASFHSDDGAAEALRAHVLELGRRCLTVRADVATAAGVEQLFDAALDEFGYLTGLVNNAGATMHVGALAGTPAEVIRSVIDVNLTGTILCARRAVQAMSTESGGRGGTIVNISSAAATLGSAGEYVHYAAAKAGVDALTLGLAREVAAAGIRVNGVAPGTIRTGIHAAAGDPGRPDRVAARVPLGRAGEPEDIAPTVAYLFTPAAAYITGTTIRVAGGL
- a CDS encoding winged helix-turn-helix domain-containing protein; amino-acid sequence: MTIPKSADMRGRTVDSSSLKGLAHPLRIRILETLWSYGANTSCGLAERLGESSGSTSYHLRQLARHEFIRKVEGKGTKRECWWEVMPGGLTLATPDLATDPATRAASQLVSREFEDTRQQALSHFVVNGFELLPKHWVDASTITTAHFKLTSKQLAEISAEFEKFHDSVLAKYRGQDEPGARPVQVHINAFPLIDGEENPS
- a CDS encoding WhiB family transcriptional regulator, producing MPDYWQTPEKATMRKAAAMCNSCPALQACAKYARVAAEPTGVWGGTLPGRRMTVGR
- a CDS encoding YdcF family protein, which translates into the protein MADLGRILGLVVLATAAAACTAQVLRGKFVSPRAAPPAHADAVIVLGGIYRERVPVGISLVENGVSDQLILSVQRPSEANAITIRRRSRSEAAHRQVLIGTFIPPSDDTRGEAQAIAELVRRHGWGSIAVVTSSYHIARARRVIEAQVRSPASGGAGAGPARPVRIHMVASRPWMNGWRWARRMAIEPLGILRDVVFPPSRLNRPDIHETRRKAELK
- the otsB gene encoding trehalose-phosphatase; this translates as MSHEAEILNTMGIPLIRERIDPIAPVSTSPEVDGWDPAAPHARPLTDLGRAEHELSPALLDRLVELSRSPQLLVATDYDGTIAPIVEIPSQAYPQPGSVVAMRALATLPNTEVAVISGRSLRDLAAMSRLPIEVQLVGSHGSEFDIDTVSSLPATLTEQLARLKADVAQLVLECPGMRLEDKPAGVAIHLRGVSQEVYDKSLALIDQISARDEVYATSGKDVVDLSVVKTSKGAALRALRARLGSSAALYIGDDTSDERALATLQGPDLGIKVVGSGEDTLTAASVTVPDPATVSLVLATLFDLRRAWLFGRSAVPIERHSMLANGRSTALVDPAGRICWMPDPFPHSASMFSEILGTEAAGFYAIAAADGSKPLTQRYIPGTTTVETRWPGFKTTDYLGPAASSTTTLVRVVEGERPATVTFAPRLDYGTATSRLEVVENGVRVIGTSEPIVLHAPGVKFRIQAEGQSDTAIAELPMGGDPVVLTLTCGGSVAEQDRIRRADGGEPAQRHKANEYWTSWVETLDVPQFRREAVVRSAITLRGLCHEPSGGVLAASTTSLPEGIGGTRNWDYRYCWLRDGSMTVNTLLSLGSTTESIGFLNWLSEILSRSNGPEQLHPLYAVDGSTLSTEAVLDALPGYAGSRPVRVGNAAEHQVQLDVFGPITELLDDLTEYLGELSDEHWFLTQQMVTAVERRWMEPDHGIWEARRAPRHHVYTKVMCWVTVDRALRIATRHGRAVPGDWEQLRATIADDVLTQGWSEESKAYTVAYGAPDLDAATLHIGLSGLLPPDDPRFASTVEAIERDLRRGPTVFRYHYDDGLPGLEGGFHICTTWLIEAFIMAGRIDDAKELFARLTALMGPTGLLPEEYDPVPERHLGNHPQAYSHLGYIRCAQRLAPYHVTV